A genomic region of Salvelinus namaycush isolate Seneca chromosome 7, SaNama_1.0, whole genome shotgun sequence contains the following coding sequences:
- the LOC120051204 gene encoding BMP and activin membrane-bound inhibitor homolog → MDRHSSFICIWLQLELCAMAVLLTKGEIRCYCDAPHCVATGYMCKSELNACFTKVLDPMNTNSPLTHGCLDPIANAADVCSAKNTDALSGGLYTLECCHDDMCNYRGLHDLAHTRESTDHGRYQPESNNHNLVTRVQELASAKEVWFRAAVIAVPIAGGLILVLLIMLALRMLRSENKRLQDQRQQMLSRLHYSFHGHHTKGHVAKLDLECMVPVTGHENCCLTCDKMRQADLGNDKILSLVHWGMYSGHGKLEFV, encoded by the exons ATGGATCGCCATTCCAGTTTCATTTGCATTTGGCTACAACTGGAACTGTGTGCCATGGCTGTTCTTCTTACTAAAG gagAAATACGGTGTTACTGTGATGCCCCCCACTGCGTGGCCACAGGCTACATGTGCAAATCTGAACTAAACGCTTGTTTCACCAAGGTGTTGGACCCTATGAACACGAACTCGCCTCTCACGCACGGCTGTCTAGATCCCATAGCAAACGCTGCCGACGTGTGCAGCGCTAAGAACACAGATGCCCTGAGTGGGGGCTTGTACACACTAGAATGTTGTCACGACGACATGTGTAACTACAGAGGACTACACGACCTGGCGCACACCAGAGAATCTACAG ATCACGGCAGGTACCAGCCTGAGAGCAACAACCATAACCTGGTCACGCGGGTACAGGAGCTGGCCTCTGCCAAAGAGGTGTGGTTCAGGGCGGCAGTGATTGCGGTGCCTATCGCGGGAGGCCTCATCCTGGTTCTTCTCATCATGCTGGCGTTAAGGATGCTCCGCAGCGAGAACAAGCGGCTGCAGGACCAGAGGCAGCAGATGTTGTCACGGCTCCACTACAGCTTCCATGGCCACCACACTAAGGGCCACGTGGCAAAGCTAGACTTGGAGTGTATGGTGCCCGTGACGGGCCACGAGAACTGCTGCCTCACCTGTGACAAGATGAGACAGGCAGACCTGGGAAATGACAAGATACTGTCACTGGTACACTGGGGGATGTACAGTGGGCACGGGAAGCTGGAGTTTGTATAA